One genomic window of Candidatus Omnitrophota bacterium includes the following:
- a CDS encoding trypsin-like peptidase domain-containing protein: MKKIVIFFILGCLLFTISVYSADELSPAQIMEQYGNSVVLIATVKDNKEVGLGSGFIVKSDGVIVTNYHVIEGAYPAMVKLKNGDVFDDISVIDYNARQDVAVIRIKGFDLPTVNLGNSNNTKVGEKIVVIGNPHGLENSISDGLLSQIRDTGEGYKLHQISAPISAGSSGSPVFNLSGEVIGIATMSDTLGQNLNFSVPINYARGMINSPIKCTLKEFAGLEKDKSMLSELKKSEQVDNKKVLEKTNNAISMLFASWENSVEGLEKTGEPHKYKFKNDKFAINPDIYTANQVLKTAYKDLNEISTSDTELQKLKEGVINSISEALESSNKLIAALENKSPNAFGVYFPSPDWAKAKSASDEMGICVRRFDKDFVTTFMEKIKKDNPKIEASVLPLFILIYQNRERNPEDLADENKKFGHLGLIFRFSTRRPIVLDVQKGKAADKAGIEKNDILLGVADGVDFKTQMDYTEFQKKTKAGEKYTFKIERKGEVLTKTVKLF; this comes from the coding sequence ATGAAAAAAATAGTTATATTTTTTATTTTGGGCTGTTTGTTATTTACAATAAGCGTTTATAGTGCCGATGAATTATCCCCCGCACAAATTATGGAACAATACGGAAACTCAGTAGTCCTAATAGCAACTGTGAAAGATAATAAAGAAGTAGGGCTAGGAAGTGGCTTCATAGTTAAGAGTGATGGAGTTATAGTAACAAATTATCATGTTATAGAGGGCGCCTACCCCGCAATGGTGAAACTCAAGAACGGTGACGTATTTGATGATATTTCGGTAATAGACTATAACGCTCGACAGGATGTTGCTGTTATTAGGATAAAGGGCTTTGATTTACCTACGGTGAATTTAGGCAATTCGAATAATACTAAAGTTGGCGAAAAGATAGTTGTCATAGGTAACCCCCATGGACTAGAAAATTCAATATCAGATGGTTTATTATCACAAATAAGAGATACGGGGGAGGGGTATAAACTCCATCAAATAAGTGCCCCAATATCTGCTGGAAGTAGCGGTAGTCCTGTATTTAATTTGAGCGGAGAAGTTATTGGTATAGCAACCATGTCAGACACTCTTGGACAGAACTTAAATTTTTCTGTTCCAATTAATTACGCCAGGGGCATGATAAATAGTCCAATTAAGTGCACATTAAAAGAATTTGCAGGCCTTGAAAAAGATAAATCTATGCTATCAGAATTAAAGAAATCTGAACAGGTAGACAATAAGAAGGTATTAGAAAAGACCAACAATGCAATCAGTATGTTATTTGCATCGTGGGAAAATAGCGTTGAAGGTTTAGAAAAAACCGGCGAGCCTCATAAGTATAAATTCAAAAATGACAAATTTGCTATTAATCCCGATATTTATACTGCAAATCAAGTACTCAAAACTGCGTATAAAGACTTGAATGAGATTAGTACATCTGATACAGAATTGCAAAAATTAAAGGAAGGAGTAATTAACTCTATAAGCGAAGCTCTGGAATCCTCGAATAAATTAATAGCAGCGCTTGAAAATAAGTCTCCCAACGCATTCGGTGTATATTTCCCTTCTCCCGATTGGGCTAAAGCGAAATCGGCAAGCGATGAAATGGGAATATGCGTCCGAAGGTTTGACAAAGATTTTGTTACAACATTTATGGAAAAGATCAAGAAAGACAACCCAAAAATAGAGGCATCGGTGCTTCCTCTTTTTATCTTAATATACCAAAATAGAGAAAGAAATCCGGAAGACCTTGCAGACGAAAACAAAAAATTTGGCCATCTTGGATTGATTTTTAGATTTTCAACACGTCGTCCAATTGTTTTGGATGTACAAAAAGGCAAAGCAGCAGATAAGGCCGGCATTGAAAAAAATGATATATTATTAGGGGTAGCTGATGGGGTTGATTTCAAAACTCAAATGGACTACACAGAATTTCAGAAAAAAACAAAGGCAGGAGAAAAATATACATTCAAAATTGAAAGAAAGGGCGAAGTTTTGACAAAAACAGTCAAGCTATTCTAA
- the mnmA gene encoding tRNA 2-thiouridine(34) synthase MnmA, whose protein sequence is MIPRSEKVAVAMSGGVDSSLAAALLKRSGYGVIGVTFKMWPKEECGSSVGRSCCNLEAITRARAVAGDLKIPYYVLDLSAEFKRDVIDYFCEEYLRGSTPNPCVICNDKIKFTLLREKARALGADLIATGHYVKAPFDRKRKRFVIKEGRDKAKDQSYVLFGLSQDQLAHALFPLGDLTKDKTRVLAKRLRLKAYDAVESQDICFVQDAHYGDYIRKKTGVAFGEGDIVDKDGKVLGRHKGIPFYTIGQRRGMGIAYSEPLYVTGIDIGNNRIIVGTKKDVLKRGLIAHRLNWVAISGIDKPLKVKAKIRYNHKKAPAVVTPIGVDLVRVDFDEPQEAPTPGQAVVFYERDVVLGGGWIREGI, encoded by the coding sequence ATGATACCTCGATCCGAAAAAGTAGCCGTTGCCATGTCCGGCGGCGTCGATTCGTCGCTCGCCGCGGCGCTCCTCAAGCGCTCCGGGTACGGCGTCATCGGCGTCACGTTCAAGATGTGGCCGAAGGAGGAGTGCGGATCGAGCGTAGGCCGGTCCTGCTGTAACCTCGAGGCGATCACCAGGGCGCGCGCGGTAGCCGGGGACCTCAAGATACCTTATTATGTCCTCGACTTAAGCGCGGAGTTCAAGAGGGACGTCATCGACTATTTCTGCGAAGAGTACCTCAGGGGTTCGACGCCGAATCCATGCGTCATCTGTAACGATAAGATAAAGTTCACGCTCCTCCGCGAGAAGGCAAGGGCTCTCGGCGCGGACCTCATAGCGACGGGCCATTATGTCAAGGCGCCGTTCGACAGGAAGCGGAAGAGGTTCGTGATAAAAGAGGGCAGAGATAAGGCGAAGGACCAATCGTATGTACTCTTCGGTCTCTCGCAGGACCAGCTGGCGCACGCGCTCTTCCCGCTCGGAGATCTCACCAAAGATAAGACGCGCGTGCTTGCAAAGAGGTTACGGTTGAAGGCATATGATGCCGTCGAGAGCCAGGACATATGTTTCGTGCAGGACGCCCATTACGGCGACTACATCAGGAAGAAGACGGGTGTCGCGTTTGGCGAAGGTGATATCGTAGATAAAGACGGCAAGGTCCTCGGCCGGCATAAAGGGATACCGTTCTATACGATAGGCCAGCGTAGGGGGATGGGCATAGCGTATAGTGAACCCTTGTATGTCACGGGGATCGATATAGGGAATAATCGCATCATCGTCGGGACGAAGAAGGACGTCCTGAAGCGCGGCCTGATAGCGCATCGCCTGAATTGGGTCGCCATAAGCGGCATAGATAAGCCGCTCAAGGTGAAGGCGAAGATACGGTACAATCACAAGAAGGCACCCGCGGTCGTTACCCCGATAGGCGTGGACCTGGTGAGGGTCGATTTCGACGAACCGCAGGAGGCGCCGACGCCGGGCCAGGCGGTCGTATTCTACGAGCGCGACGTCGTCCTCGGCGGAGGATGGATAAGGGAAGGAATATAG
- the larE gene encoding ATP-dependent sacrificial sulfur transferase LarE: protein MSPRSTVHSPQLKRILKKLKSVVVAYSGGLDSTFLLKVAVDALGKRNVLAVTARSETYPLSEYKEARRLVKKIGARHLTIYTRELGIKNFRKNPVNRCYYCKRELFRKLDSLKSKYGMSFVIDGTNYDDLKDVRYGRRAAKELGVKSPLLAAKLTKDDIRRLSKRLKLPTWDKPSFACLASRVPFNMNISKQDLARIDRAEASLKRLGFRQVRARLHKETVRLEFYPDDFRKVLSANIRHRLVRDLKSLGFKYVTLDLEGYRTGSMNVTT from the coding sequence ATGAGTCCACGGTCCACGGTCCACAGTCCACAGTTAAAAAGAATATTGAAAAAGCTGAAGAGCGTTGTCGTCGCATACTCCGGAGGACTCGATAGTACGTTCTTGCTCAAGGTTGCGGTCGATGCGCTCGGGAAGCGGAACGTGCTCGCCGTTACGGCACGGTCCGAGACATATCCGCTATCGGAATATAAAGAGGCGAGGCGGCTCGTGAAGAAGATCGGTGCGCGCCACCTTACGATATATACGAGAGAACTCGGGATAAAGAACTTCAGGAAGAACCCGGTCAACCGTTGCTACTACTGCAAAAGGGAGCTCTTCAGGAAGCTCGATTCGCTGAAGTCCAAATATGGCATGAGCTTCGTGATAGATGGGACGAATTACGACGACCTCAAGGACGTTCGGTACGGGCGGAGGGCCGCCAAAGAGCTCGGTGTGAAGAGTCCGCTCCTCGCGGCGAAACTGACCAAGGACGATATCCGGCGACTCTCGAAGCGTCTGAAGCTTCCCACATGGGACAAGCCGTCATTCGCATGCCTCGCATCGCGCGTGCCGTTCAATATGAACATCTCGAAGCAGGACCTTGCCAGGATAGACAGGGCAGAGGCATCCTTGAAGCGGCTCGGTTTCAGGCAGGTGAGGGCGCGGCTGCATAAAGAGACAGTCCGCCTCGAATTCTATCCGGATGACTTCAGGAAGGTCCTGAGCGCGAATATCCGCCATCGTCTCGTCCGCGACCTCAAATCCCTCGGATTCAAATACGTCACCCTCGACCTCGAGGGCTACCGCACTGGCAGTATGAATGTAACGACGTAA
- a CDS encoding AAA family ATPase, with protein sequence MAKKIFVAATMQNDGKTTVSLGLIAALKKRFDRIGFIKPIGQRYLMEQGYKVDEDSVLIEEVFGIKCNIKDMSPVAIEKGFTERYIQKGADEDYAKLIKASYEQVAKDNDLVIIEGTGHAGVGSVFGLSNATVAKLLDTSVLLISSGGVGKPIDEVCLNKALLDKEGVKLAGVIVNKVLPEKYERISRLVRMGLEQKDLNVCGVLPYQKVLDIPTMREIMEELKIEALYKGHDLDRPAEKVLIGAMNVKDALEFLEDNCLMIIPGDRDDMIKAACEINAGKLKKRYRVSGVILSGGILPNRGSMKALERSGIPVLITKEDTYSIASRVHSLVVKLKPQDISKIDIIIKMVEKYIDIDKILAALR encoded by the coding sequence ATGGCAAAGAAAATATTCGTAGCGGCGACGATGCAGAATGACGGCAAGACGACCGTATCGCTCGGCCTCATCGCGGCCCTCAAGAAACGTTTTGACCGGATCGGATTCATAAAGCCGATCGGCCAGCGCTATCTCATGGAGCAGGGCTATAAGGTCGACGAGGATTCCGTCCTCATCGAGGAGGTCTTCGGCATAAAGTGCAACATCAAGGACATGTCGCCCGTAGCCATAGAGAAGGGCTTCACCGAACGCTATATACAGAAAGGCGCCGACGAGGACTACGCGAAACTCATAAAGGCGTCCTATGAACAGGTCGCCAAGGATAACGACCTTGTGATAATAGAAGGGACCGGCCATGCGGGCGTGGGTTCGGTCTTCGGCCTTTCCAACGCGACCGTGGCAAAGCTCCTCGACACCAGCGTCCTTCTGATATCGTCCGGCGGCGTCGGCAAGCCGATCGACGAGGTCTGCCTCAATAAGGCGCTCCTGGACAAGGAAGGAGTGAAGCTGGCCGGCGTCATAGTGAATAAGGTGCTCCCCGAAAAATATGAGAGGATCTCGCGCCTGGTCCGCATGGGGCTGGAGCAGAAAGACCTCAACGTCTGCGGCGTCCTGCCGTACCAGAAGGTCCTCGACATACCCACCATGCGCGAGATAATGGAGGAACTGAAGATCGAGGCCCTGTACAAGGGGCACGACCTGGACAGGCCCGCCGAAAAGGTGCTGATCGGCGCCATGAACGTAAAGGACGCGCTGGAGTTCCTGGAGGATAACTGCCTCATGATAATCCCCGGCGACAGGGACGATATGATAAAGGCGGCCTGCGAGATAAATGCCGGCAAGCTCAAGAAGAGGTACAGGGTCTCCGGGGTCATATTGAGCGGAGGGATACTTCCCAACCGCGGTTCGATGAAGGCCCTGGAGAGGTCCGGCATACCCGTCCTCATCACGAAAGAAGATACATATTCGATCGCCTCCCGCGTCCATTCCCTCGTAGTGAAGCTGAAACCGCAGGACATCTCCAAGATCGACATCATAATAAAGATGGTCGAGAAGTATATCGATATAGATAAGATACTTGCCGCCCTGAGATGA
- a CDS encoding dihydropteroate synthase produces MLIIGERINSTRRSVQALITSHDAPAILKAAKEQLDAGADLIDINCAMGSGDELADMDWVMNVIQGGFRDASICIDSPNHLAIDKALTAYKGKGRIMLNSISGEEERIRHILPLAVKRKAKLVALTMNDKGMPETAEERLMIAKDILARAVKEGMDPEDLYFDPLIRPIATEPKQASEFLKSIPMIKGLGGVKTVCGLSNVSFGLPDRSLINAAFLAMAIHAGLDAAIMDPLDRNVISVLRASEALLGTDEYCAGYIKAFRDGRLI; encoded by the coding sequence ATGCTGATAATAGGCGAGAGGATAAATTCCACGCGGAGGAGCGTCCAGGCTCTCATCACCTCGCATGACGCGCCCGCCATCCTGAAAGCGGCGAAGGAGCAGCTTGACGCGGGGGCCGACCTCATAGACATAAACTGCGCGATGGGGAGCGGCGATGAGCTTGCGGATATGGATTGGGTGATGAACGTCATCCAGGGCGGGTTCAGGGACGCGAGTATCTGTATCGACAGCCCCAACCACCTTGCTATCGATAAAGCCCTGACGGCTTATAAGGGAAAAGGCCGTATCATGCTCAACTCGATAAGCGGCGAGGAGGAGAGGATCAGGCATATATTGCCTCTTGCCGTTAAGCGTAAGGCGAAGCTTGTCGCGTTGACGATGAACGATAAGGGTATGCCGGAGACGGCAGAAGAGAGGTTGATGATCGCGAAGGATATCCTGGCGCGGGCGGTCAAAGAAGGCATGGATCCGGAAGACCTCTATTTCGACCCGCTCATACGGCCCATAGCGACTGAGCCGAAGCAGGCATCCGAGTTCCTTAAGTCGATCCCTATGATAAAGGGCCTCGGTGGGGTGAAGACGGTATGCGGGCTGTCGAACGTCTCGTTCGGCCTGCCGGACCGCAGCCTGATAAACGCGGCATTCCTCGCGATGGCGATCCACGCCGGCCTTGACGCGGCGATCATGGACCCTCTCGACAGGAACGTGATCTCCGTCCTGCGCGCCTCCGAGGCGCTCCTCGGCACCGACGAGTACTGCGCCGGCTACATCAAGGCATTCAGGGATGGTCGGCTGATATAA